The DNA segment TCCGATTACGGTATCGCCCAATGTCACGGTGCGGGAAGTATTGGAATTGACCCGGGCGAAAAACATCTCCGGCGTGCCGGTCGTCGACGGCGAAGAGCTGGTCGGTATCGTCACCAGCCGCGATTTGCGGTTCGAAACCCGGCTGGAGGTGGCGATCAGCCAGATCATGACGCCGAAAGACAAACTGGTGACGGTAAACGAATCGTTCAGCCATAAAGAAGTGATCGAGAAATTGCATACCCACCGCATTGAAAAGGTGTTGGTCGTTAACGATGCCTTTCATTTGCGCGGCATGATCACGGTCAAGGACATCCAGAAAGCCAAAGATAACCCACAAGCCTGCAAGGACGAACAGGAGCGCTTGCTGGTCGGTGCTGCGGTTGGTACCGGAACCGATACCGGCGAGCGGGTCGCGGCTTTGGTGGAAGCCGGCGTCGACGTCATCATCGTCGATACCGCCCACGGCCATTCCCAGGGCGTGCTGGACAAGGTGCGCTGGGTCAAACAAAACTTTCCGCACGTGCAAGTCATCGGCGGCAACATCGCCACCGCCGCCGCGGCCAAAGCCCTGGTCGAAGCCGGCGCCGACGGCGTCAAAGTGGGTATTGGTCCCGGCTCGATTTGCACCACCCGCATCGTCGCCGGCGTCGGTGTGCCGCAAATCACCGCGGTCGCGAACGTAGCCGCCGCGTTGAAAGGCACCGGTGTGCCGCTGATCGCCGACGGCGGTATCCGCTATTCCGGCGATGTCGCCAAGGCTCTGGCGGCCGGCGCATATGCCGTGATGCTGGGCGGTCTGTTCGCCGGTACCGAGGAAGCGCCGGGCGAAGTCGAACTGTTCCAGGGCCGCTCCTATAAATCCTATCGCGGCATGGGCTCGTTGGGAGCCATGTCTCAGCAACAAGGTTCCAGCGACCGCTACTTTCAGGAAGACACCGAGCAGGTCGAAAAACTGGTGCCGGAAGGCATCGAAGGCCGGGTGCCGTATAAAGGCAGTGTGTTGGCCATCATCCACCAGTTACTCGGCGGCGTGCGTTCCAGTATGGGCTATACCGGCAACAGCACCATCGCCGATATGCGGGAAAACGCCCAGTTCGTGCGCGTGACCAACGCCGGCATGCGTGAAAGCCACGTCCATGACGTGACGATTACCAAAGAAGCGCCCAATTACCATATGAACTAAACCGGCCGCGCCGGTTTGCGCACCGGACCCAAGCCGGTCCGGTGCGAATCTCAACCCTCACAACCTCGTAAGCGCAATGTCAGAAACTTCTTCGACCCCCTGCAATTTATGCGGCAATCACCATGTCAGCGTACTGTCCATGCGTAGCCGAAGCGGCGCCCAATTGCGCACCGTGATCTGCGACCAGTGCGGCTTAGTCTGGAGCGATCCGTTTCCGCACGATCCGCGCCAGTTTTACGAAGAAGAGTACCGGCTGGACTACAAAAAGACCTACGCGCCGCAAGCCAAACACATATTGCGTGCCGGCCGAGTGGCGATTGAACGTCACGACAAGATCAAGCATTTGCTACAAAGCCGGAAGACCATGCTCGATGTCGGCACCGGCGGCGGTGAGTTCGCTTACCTGATGCAGGCCTTGGGCCACGACATTCAAGGTATCGAACCGAATAAAGGCTATGCCGAATACTCCAAAGCCCAGTACCAGTTGAACTTGCAGGTCGGCTTTGTCCAGGACGGCGACTTTACCGAAGCCAGCTTCGACTTGATCACGATCTGGCATGTACTGGAACACACCGCGGACCCTGGTTCGGTACTCGGCTTTTTGCGCAAGCTGCTGAAACCCGACGCGACCTTGGTCGTGGAAGTACCGAATGTCGAAGCGGTGTGCCAATCGCCGGCCAGCAGTTTCCACGAAGCGCATTTGTTCAACTTCAATGTGCAGACGCTGCAGAAAATGGGCGAAAAAGCCGGCCTGCACGCGGTCGGCCATTTGCTGTCGGCGGACGGCGGCAATCTGACCATGTTCTTCCAGCCTGCCGCCGCCGCTGCCGCAACGGATTGGCGATTGCCGGGCAATGCCGAGCGGATCAGTGCCGTCGTCAAAGGCCATACCAATTTGCGCCATTACATGCGGGCGGCGCCGTATTTGCGATTTGTGAAAAAGTTGCAACGTACCATTGCCGAGCGCAACTTGAGTCAGCAAGTCGCCGACAGTAAAGCCTTGCTCGATCAACTTTATCGCGAGCATCGGCTGCTGTGACAGCCGACCGCGCCAATAGCCACAAACAGGCCTTAACCGGTTAAGGCCTCTCCAGCATCATCGAAGGTTACACCGTGACGAATCCTGCCGCCGCCAACATCCATTCCGACAAAATCCTGATCCTCGACTTCGGTTCGCAATATACGCAACTGATCGCCCGCCGCATCCGCGAAATCGGCGTGTACTGCGAAATCTATTCCTGCGACAGCAGCGACGAAGAGGTCAAAAACTTCGGCGCCAAGGGCATCATCCTGTCCGGCGGCCCGGAGACCGTGACCAGCAGCGACACTCCGCGCGCACCGCAAGCCGTGTTCGAACTGGGCGTACCGGTGCTGGGTATTTGCTACGGCATGCAGACCATGGCCGAACAATTGGGCGGCAAGGTCGAATCGTCCGACCACCGCGAATTCGGTTACGCCCAAATCCGCGCCCGCGGCCACTCGAAACTGCTCAAGGAAATCGAAGACCAGGTCTCGGCGGAAGGCTTTGGCCTATTGGACGTGTGGATGAGCCACGGCGACCGCGTGGTTGAACTGCCGGCAGGTTTTAAACTAATCGCCAGCTCGGACGGCGCGCCGATTGCCGGCATCGCCGACGAAGAGCGCAATTTCTACGCGCTGCAATTCCACCCGGAAGTCACCCATACCAAGCAGGGCGGCCGCATCCTCAGTCGTTTTGTATTGGACATCTGCGGCTGCGCGGCGCTATGGAATTCCAGTAATATCATCGAAGACAGCATCAAAGCGGTGCGGGAAAAAGTCGGCAATGACCAAGTTATTCTCGGCTTATCCGGCGGTGTCGATTCCTCGGTAGTCGCCGCGTTGCTGCATCGCGCCATCGGCGAACAACTGACCTGCGTCTTCGTCGATACCGGCCTGCTGCGTCTGCACGAAGGCGACCAGGTGATGGCGATGTTCGCTCAGCATATGGGCATCAAAGTGATCCGGGTCGATGCCGAAGCCCGCTATATGAGCGCGCTATCCGGCGTCAACGATCCGGAACAAAAACGCAAAATCATCGGCGGCCTGTTCGTGGAAATCTTCGACCAGGAAGCCGGCAAACTGACCGACGCCAAATGGCTGGCGCAAGGCACCATCTATCCGGACGTGATCGAGTCGGCCGGCGCCAAGAGCGGCAAGGCGCATTTGATTAAATCGCATCACAACGTCGGCGGCCTGCCGGAAAACATGACCTTGAAACTGGTCGAACCGCTGCGCGAACTGTTCAAGGACGAAGTGCGCAAACTCGGCTTGGAACTGGGCCTACCCGCCGACATGATCCACCGCCACCCCTTCCCCGGTCCCGGCCTGGGCGTGCGCATCCTCGGCGAAGTCAAAAAATCCTACGCCGACCTGCTGCGCCGCGCCGACGACATCTTCATTGCCGAACTGCGCAATCACGGCCTGTACGACAAAGTCAGCCAAGCCTTCGCGGTCTTTCTGCCGGTCAAATCGGTCGGCGTGATGGGCGACGGCCGCAAATACGACTACGTCGTCGCCCTGCGTGCCGTGGAAACCATCGACTTCATGACCGCCCGCTGGGCGCATCTGCCGTACGACTTCCTGGACTTGGTTTCCCGTCGCATCATCAACGAAGTGCCGGGGATTTCGCGGGTGACTTACGATATTTCGGGTAAGCCGCCGGCGACGATTGAGTGGGAGTAGTGGCGTAATACGGATTCCTTAGCGGCAGCCCGTCCGAAATTGCCGTAACTGCAGCGGCCGTTGCCGTTTGTCCGAATCTCGGGTAAAACCCTCTGCGATTTCGACGGGAGCGGTTAGGCATGGCTAAAGCTAAAAAAATCTGGGTCAATTTGGCCAGTGCAGGGGCGGCATTGTTGTTGGGGATTAGCGGCCTGGGCTACGCCTGGTTGCATAGTTCGTTGCCGGCGCTGGATGGGGAGCGCCGCTTGCCGCAGTTGGCGGCGCCGGCGGCGGTCGCAACCGACCTGCACGGTATTCCTTCGATTCATGCCGCTAGTCGGACCGACGCGGTGCGGGTGCTGGGTTATGTCACCGCCCGCGACCGTTTGTTTCAAATGGATTTGATGCGGCGTAAGAATGCCGGTCGTTTGGCCGAAGTCTTCGGCGACAAGGCCTTCGACAGCGACAAGCAGGCCCGGATTTACGGTTTTAAGCTCCGCGCCGGCCGTGTTTTTGCGGCATTGCCGGTCACGCACCGCGAGTATTTGCAAGCTTACGCCGACGGGGTCAACAGCTATCTGATGCAAGCCAGGGTGTTACCGTTCGAGTTCGGCGCCCTCGGTTACAGTCCGGAACTCTGGCAGGCCGAGGATTGCTTGCTGATGATGTTCGGCATGTTCGAAACGCTGACCGCGCGCGCCGAGCAGAGCGAGCGGATGTTGAGCGTGATGCAACGCAGCTTGCCTGCGGCCGCCGTCGCTTTTTTCACGCCGGATACCGACCGCTATACCGATCAACTATTGCAAGCGGGAGCCTCTTTGCGGCCATCGCAGCCGGTGCCCGCCGCAATCTTGCAGCCGCTGTTGGCGCAGACTGGAAGCGTTGGGCCGCAATTGGCCGACGCCGCTGCCGGCGAAAGCCTGGCCGGCTCCAATGCCTGGGCGGTCAGCGGCCGCAAAACCGCGGATGGTCGGGCAATTTTGGCCAATGACATGCATTTGAGCATCAACGTCCCCAATATCTGGTACCGGATCGAGCTGGCGTATCCGGGCGTGGAAGCGGTCGGCGTCAACTTGCCCGGTACGCCGTTTCTGATCGCCGGCAGCAACCGCTATTTGGCCTGGGGGGTGACCAATCTCGGCGGCGATTTTCTGGATTTGGTCCAACTCGAAACCGATCCGGAGCATGCCGGACAGTACCGCGACGGCGACGGCTGGCGCGCTTTCGAGCAACGCCGGGAGACGATTCGAATCAAAGGCGGCGGCGAACGCGAATTGGTGGTCCGCGAAACCCGCTGGGGCCCGGTCGCGGACAAGCCTTTGCTGGGCCGGCCGGTCGCGATTCGCTGGGCGGCGCTGGACACGGAAGCGGTCAATACCGAATGGCTGGAATTGGAGCAGAGCCAAAACCTCGAGCAGGCCTTGGCCATCGCCAACCGCGCCGGTGTGCCGCAGCTGAACGTGCTGTTTGCCGATAACAGCGGCCGGATCGCCTGGACTTTGACCGGCAAAATTCCGTTGCGCTTCGGCGGCGACGGTTCGGTCAGTACCTCCTGGGCCGACGGCAATACCGGTTGGAGCGGCTATTTGCCGCCGGAACGGATGCCGCGCAACCTGGACCCGACGCAGGGCTTTCTGGCCTCGGCCAACGAGCGCCGGTTCGGTGCCGACTATCCTGTCGTGATCGGCCATCAGTTCGCCAACGGTTACCGGGCGTTCCGGATTTCGCAAAAACTGCGGCAGACGGCATTGCATGACGAATGGTCGCTGTTCAATCTGCAATTGGATACCGAATCCGAGTTTTTCGGTTACTACCGGCAACTGGCCTTGCACGCGCTTAATGGTATCGATCCGGCCGCGCAAGCCGAAACGGCGGCGATTCGCGCTTATTTGCTGGCCTGGAACGGCCGTGCCGATGCCGACAGTTTGGGGTTGCCGTTATTGGTCGAGTTTCGCAAACAACTGATCGAAGCGGTAATTCCGCCGTTTCTGGCCGCTTGCAAACAAGCCGATCCCGAGTTCAGCTACGCCTGGAATTACGTCGATACGCCGCTGCAGGCCTTGCTGAGCGCTGCCGATCCGGCCCTGTTGCCGGACGCCGCTCGGTATCGGGATTGGGATGACTTTGTCGCAGCCCAACTGCAAGCCGCTGCCGGCAAATTGTTGGCGCGCAATCCCGGCAAAAAATTGGCCGATCTGACCTGGGGTTCGCAGAACAGGGCCGCGTATGCGCATCCGTTCAGTAAGGCGATGCCGTTTCTGGCGGCGTTTTTGAACATGCCGGAGCAGACGCTGGCCGGTTGCACCGGATATTGCGTCCGGGTGGCCGGCGCCAATTTTGCCGCCAGCGAGCGCTTGGTGGTCTCGCCGGGGCATTGGCAAGACGGCATTCTGCATATGCCAGGCGGCCAGTCCGGTCATCCGCTGTCCGAGTTTTATATGGACCAGCAGCCGTATTGGTTACAGGGGGTGCCCTTGGCATTGCAAGCGGGCGATGCCGAATACCGGTGGACGCTGAAACCGTAAGCGTTGTATTCCTTCCGGCAGGCGGCTTCGATCGTCGGCCCATTGCTAATGCCGGCGAGCTAAACCCTGGGGCCAATCCCACAAACGCCGATGCCTCGCTATACTTCCGGTCGGCTGACCGTGTCCGTTTTGTGAGGGATACGGGTATTTTCGATTGTCGGTTTAGAGCCAGCGTTTTTTTACGGTACTCTGAAGCCGTTTGGCTGCCTTAACCGGCTTTCTTTTAACACTACTGTTACTTCCCGAGAAATATTCGTACCTATGTTCAACCGCAAACTCCAACGATCCGGCTTTACCTTGATAGAGGCACTGATTGCCACCGCGATCGTCGGCATCCTGACGGCGATTGCCGTTCCGGCTTATAACGGCTATATCGACCGGACCCGAAATTCGTTGGCGATCAGCGAGATCATGGCCATCCAGACCGAGATTGAGCGCTATTACACCCGCGAATTCCGCTATCCGGACTCGCTGGCAGCTTTAGGCGCCGCCTTGCCCAGCGGCGGCATCGATCCCTGGGGCAACGCCTATGTTTATCTGAATATCGCCAACGGCGATCCGGGCGTGAAAGGCGATGTCCGCAAAGACCACGCCTTGAATCCGATCAATACCAACTACGATTTGTACAGCATGGGCAAAGACGGTGTGACCAAAAAACAAATCAGCCAGAAAGACAGTCTGGACGACATCATTATTGCCCGCGACGGCGCATTTGTCGGTTTGGCGGCCGATTTTTGAGTTAGCGGCGATGAACTGGACGCTGCCGATTTTCAATAGCAAGGTGGCGCGGCGGATTTTACTGTCGTTCGTCCTGGCGGCGCTGATACCAATCCTGCTGTTGGGCGGACTATCCTACCGCCAGGTCGAAACCCAGCTGCGCGGCCAAACCGGCAAAGCCTTGCAGCGCAGTTGTAAGGATTACGCTTACGGCCTGATCGGCCGCTTGATCTTTTTGGACAAGTCGCTACGCATGGCCGCCATGCGGCTGGAGCAAGCCGGCGATAATGGCGGCGGCGCGGCAATCGGCGAGGAACATCGACAATGGTTACAAGGCCAGTTTGCCGAAGCGGTGTTGCTAGGCCCGAACGGGGCAACGCTTTCCCCCGCTGCCGACGCCGGCGAGGTTCCGGAACTCGGCGAGCAAGAGCTGAAGTCGGTCGGGGCCGGCAAGACTTTCATCAGAGCGGCCGCGAACCGGAGCGGCAGCTACAGCTTGTGGATGGCCGTCAATCTGGTCGAGAACCGCCCGGAAGCTGGGATCTTGATGGTGGAATTAAAGCCGGAACAATTGTGGGAAGCGGAAAACATCGATCCGAACAATCTGTTATGGATCATGGATGCCGCCAGCCGCCAGCTATTGTTCGCATCGGAGCCGGAGTACGGGCTGCCGGCCGACGCCAGAGACCGGCTGGCACAGCTCAACAGCGACCAATTCGATTGGCAAATCGGTAACGAAACCTATTTGACCGCCTCCTGGAAGTTGCCGGTCGGCAATTTGTTTGCCGGTTCCGATCTGGTCATCGTCCAAAGCCAGCCGGCTGCGGTGGCCTTCGCCGGCATGCGCCAATTCAGAGAGATTTACCCGCCGGTGACGGCGCTGGCGTTGCTGGTGGTCATTTATTTAAGTATGCGTATGATCGGCAAGTACCTGACGCCGCTGGCCAGCCTGAAAGCCGCCACACAGGACATTGCCGCGGGCAATTTCGACACCAGGGTCCTGATCGATAGCCGGGACGAGTTCGAAACCCTGGCCGATTCGTTCAATGCCATGACCCAACGCTTGCGCGGGCAATTCGATCTGCTCGAGGCCATGGCCGAAATCGACCGCACCATTCTGTCGGCCTTGAACGCCGGGGACATTATCGAAATCGTATTGAACCGCCTGCCCGGCATTCTCGGCTGCGAGATGATCGCGATAGCCGATATCGACCCGGTACACTTGGCGCTCGGCAATATCCGCGTCCGTAGCGGCGGTCAAGCGGTCGAGCTGCCGCAAGAGCCTTTGTTTCTGGAGCAGCAGGATTTTACCGGATTGCTCGAAGCCGGCATCCAGCTCCTGGCGCTCGAACCGAACCGGCCGGCGCCGTCGGCCTATCTGCAACGTTTGCGCGGCGAGGGGGCTTGGCAATATCTGATCGTGCCGGTGGCGATCAACGGCGCTCTGGCGGCCTTGCTTTGCTTGGGATACAAGGCGCCGAACACTATTTCGGCCGAGGCCAGACAAGCCGCGGCCGATTTTGCCGACCGCATCGCCGTGGCGTTGTCGAATGCGGCCTGGGAAGAAAAGCTTTACCGGCAGGCGCATTACGATCCTTTGACCGATTTGCCCAATCGACTGGTGTTGCACGACCGACTGCAACAGGAGTTAGATAGAGCCCGGCGCGACGATTCGCAGGTTGCGGTGTTTTTCCTTGATCTGGACCGGTTCAAGAATATCAACGATTCGCTCGGCCACACGGCCGGCGACGAGCTGTTGGCGCAGGCGGCGCGGATTTTTTTGCAATGCGTGCGCAAAACCGATTTGGTCGTCAGGATGGGCGGCGACGAATTTGTGATCGTGCTGTCCGATTTGCATCAGCACGGCAACCCGGCCGGCTTCGTCACGACCATCGCCGAGAAAATACTGGCTGCGATACAGCGTACCCTGGTCGTCGCCGGATTGCCGGTCAAGATCGGCACCAGTCTCGGCATCGCCATGTTCCCCGGCGACGCCGACAATGTCGAAGACTTGCTGAAAAATGCCGACGCCGCAATGTACCACGCCAAAAGCGAGGGCCGCGGCGTGTTCCGGTTTTACTCGCCGGAACTCAATGCCGCCGCGTTGGAAAATATCAAACTCGAACACGAGTTGCGCGAGGCCGTTTCCCGCCAGGAATTACTGGTTTACTACCAGCCCAAGGTCGACTGGAACGGCCGCATCGTCGGCGCCGAAGCCTTGATTCGTTGGCAGCATGCCGAATTGGGCATGGTCTCGCCGGCCAAATTCATTCCATTGGCGGAGCAGACCGGCTTGATTGTCGAAATCAGCGATTGGGTGCTGGAACAGGCCTGCCTGTGGGTCAAATTCTGCCATCAGCAAGGCTTCGAGCCATTGCGGGTTTCCGTCAACCTTTCCGCTATCGATTTCAAACGGTCCGACCTGGTGGAAAAGGTGGCGGCGGTTTTGCACTCGACCGGCATCGATCCGTGTTGGCTGGAGTTGGAATTGACCGAGTCGGTCGTGATCGGCGATGTGGCAAGCTGCGTCGCGA comes from the Methylomonas sp. EFPC3 genome and includes:
- the guaB gene encoding IMP dehydrogenase yields the protein MQIIQEALTFDDVLLIPAHSSVLPREVELKTQLTRKIKLNIPLVSAAMDTVTEARLAIAIAQEGGIGIIHKNMTVEQQAAEVRRVKKYESGVIKDPITVSPNVTVREVLELTRAKNISGVPVVDGEELVGIVTSRDLRFETRLEVAISQIMTPKDKLVTVNESFSHKEVIEKLHTHRIEKVLVVNDAFHLRGMITVKDIQKAKDNPQACKDEQERLLVGAAVGTGTDTGERVAALVEAGVDVIIVDTAHGHSQGVLDKVRWVKQNFPHVQVIGGNIATAAAAKALVEAGADGVKVGIGPGSICTTRIVAGVGVPQITAVANVAAALKGTGVPLIADGGIRYSGDVAKALAAGAYAVMLGGLFAGTEEAPGEVELFQGRSYKSYRGMGSLGAMSQQQGSSDRYFQEDTEQVEKLVPEGIEGRVPYKGSVLAIIHQLLGGVRSSMGYTGNSTIADMRENAQFVRVTNAGMRESHVHDVTITKEAPNYHMN
- a CDS encoding class I SAM-dependent methyltransferase, translated to MSETSSTPCNLCGNHHVSVLSMRSRSGAQLRTVICDQCGLVWSDPFPHDPRQFYEEEYRLDYKKTYAPQAKHILRAGRVAIERHDKIKHLLQSRKTMLDVGTGGGEFAYLMQALGHDIQGIEPNKGYAEYSKAQYQLNLQVGFVQDGDFTEASFDLITIWHVLEHTADPGSVLGFLRKLLKPDATLVVEVPNVEAVCQSPASSFHEAHLFNFNVQTLQKMGEKAGLHAVGHLLSADGGNLTMFFQPAAAAAATDWRLPGNAERISAVVKGHTNLRHYMRAAPYLRFVKKLQRTIAERNLSQQVADSKALLDQLYREHRLL
- the guaA gene encoding glutamine-hydrolyzing GMP synthase — translated: MTNPAAANIHSDKILILDFGSQYTQLIARRIREIGVYCEIYSCDSSDEEVKNFGAKGIILSGGPETVTSSDTPRAPQAVFELGVPVLGICYGMQTMAEQLGGKVESSDHREFGYAQIRARGHSKLLKEIEDQVSAEGFGLLDVWMSHGDRVVELPAGFKLIASSDGAPIAGIADEERNFYALQFHPEVTHTKQGGRILSRFVLDICGCAALWNSSNIIEDSIKAVREKVGNDQVILGLSGGVDSSVVAALLHRAIGEQLTCVFVDTGLLRLHEGDQVMAMFAQHMGIKVIRVDAEARYMSALSGVNDPEQKRKIIGGLFVEIFDQEAGKLTDAKWLAQGTIYPDVIESAGAKSGKAHLIKSHHNVGGLPENMTLKLVEPLRELFKDEVRKLGLELGLPADMIHRHPFPGPGLGVRILGEVKKSYADLLRRADDIFIAELRNHGLYDKVSQAFAVFLPVKSVGVMGDGRKYDYVVALRAVETIDFMTARWAHLPYDFLDLVSRRIINEVPGISRVTYDISGKPPATIEWE
- a CDS encoding penicillin acylase family protein, which translates into the protein MAKAKKIWVNLASAGAALLLGISGLGYAWLHSSLPALDGERRLPQLAAPAAVATDLHGIPSIHAASRTDAVRVLGYVTARDRLFQMDLMRRKNAGRLAEVFGDKAFDSDKQARIYGFKLRAGRVFAALPVTHREYLQAYADGVNSYLMQARVLPFEFGALGYSPELWQAEDCLLMMFGMFETLTARAEQSERMLSVMQRSLPAAAVAFFTPDTDRYTDQLLQAGASLRPSQPVPAAILQPLLAQTGSVGPQLADAAAGESLAGSNAWAVSGRKTADGRAILANDMHLSINVPNIWYRIELAYPGVEAVGVNLPGTPFLIAGSNRYLAWGVTNLGGDFLDLVQLETDPEHAGQYRDGDGWRAFEQRRETIRIKGGGERELVVRETRWGPVADKPLLGRPVAIRWAALDTEAVNTEWLELEQSQNLEQALAIANRAGVPQLNVLFADNSGRIAWTLTGKIPLRFGGDGSVSTSWADGNTGWSGYLPPERMPRNLDPTQGFLASANERRFGADYPVVIGHQFANGYRAFRISQKLRQTALHDEWSLFNLQLDTESEFFGYYRQLALHALNGIDPAAQAETAAIRAYLLAWNGRADADSLGLPLLVEFRKQLIEAVIPPFLAACKQADPEFSYAWNYVDTPLQALLSAADPALLPDAARYRDWDDFVAAQLQAAAGKLLARNPGKKLADLTWGSQNRAAYAHPFSKAMPFLAAFLNMPEQTLAGCTGYCVRVAGANFAASERLVVSPGHWQDGILHMPGGQSGHPLSEFYMDQQPYWLQGVPLALQAGDAEYRWTLKP
- a CDS encoding prepilin-type N-terminal cleavage/methylation domain-containing protein, with the translated sequence MFNRKLQRSGFTLIEALIATAIVGILTAIAVPAYNGYIDRTRNSLAISEIMAIQTEIERYYTREFRYPDSLAALGAALPSGGIDPWGNAYVYLNIANGDPGVKGDVRKDHALNPINTNYDLYSMGKDGVTKKQISQKDSLDDIIIARDGAFVGLAADF
- a CDS encoding EAL domain-containing protein, translating into MNWTLPIFNSKVARRILLSFVLAALIPILLLGGLSYRQVETQLRGQTGKALQRSCKDYAYGLIGRLIFLDKSLRMAAMRLEQAGDNGGGAAIGEEHRQWLQGQFAEAVLLGPNGATLSPAADAGEVPELGEQELKSVGAGKTFIRAAANRSGSYSLWMAVNLVENRPEAGILMVELKPEQLWEAENIDPNNLLWIMDAASRQLLFASEPEYGLPADARDRLAQLNSDQFDWQIGNETYLTASWKLPVGNLFAGSDLVIVQSQPAAVAFAGMRQFREIYPPVTALALLVVIYLSMRMIGKYLTPLASLKAATQDIAAGNFDTRVLIDSRDEFETLADSFNAMTQRLRGQFDLLEAMAEIDRTILSALNAGDIIEIVLNRLPGILGCEMIAIADIDPVHLALGNIRVRSGGQAVELPQEPLFLEQQDFTGLLEAGIQLLALEPNRPAPSAYLQRLRGEGAWQYLIVPVAINGALAALLCLGYKAPNTISAEARQAAADFADRIAVALSNAAWEEKLYRQAHYDPLTDLPNRLVLHDRLQQELDRARRDDSQVAVFFLDLDRFKNINDSLGHTAGDELLAQAARIFLQCVRKTDLVVRMGGDEFVIVLSDLHQHGNPAGFVTTIAEKILAAIQRTLVVAGLPVKIGTSLGIAMFPGDADNVEDLLKNADAAMYHAKSEGRGVFRFYSPELNAAALENIKLEHELREAVSRQELLVYYQPKVDWNGRIVGAEALIRWQHAELGMVSPAKFIPLAEQTGLIVEISDWVLEQACLWVKFCHQQGFEPLRVSVNLSAIDFKRSDLVEKVAAVLHSTGIDPCWLELELTESVVIGDVASCVARMQQLKDLGLTLSMDDFGTGFSSLSYLKQLPLDVLKIDQSFVRQLDTDDSSEAIVRAILALADGLGMETIAEGVENQQQVDFLKQQHCALFQGYLYSRPLPANEFLRSLQSGVGRTEPERTLTG